TCAATGCTATAAACGGAGCGTCTCTCCGCAAACTCGTGTGGTGAATTGCTCGCGCGAATCGCTCTTTCCCGGTTCCACTCTCTCCGGTGATGAGGATAGGAACATCCGTTGGCGAAGCAATTTGGGCTTGTTGGATAACATATTGAAAAGAGTACGATTGTCCGATCAGCCCTCTCCAGTTTGGAGAGTTGGACTTCGAGAATCGTCGTTTTTGATATTTCTCCAGGCGCAGGAGATACCCGATCCGTTCCCCATCGTAAATAATATTCAGAATGTAAACATTTAATTGCAACGAATCCAAATAGACCTCTGACTCTTCTCCATTACCGCTCAATATCTCCGTTTTCAATGGATTTAGTTCGGGCCGACGCCAAAATTGTTCCCAATTTTCAAGCCTCAACAAGGATAAGCAATTTGGTCCAGCTGCAACGACGTTGAACATAGAGTCCAGAGCTATTATCGAATCCGATCTCCATCTTCTGACCGATTCACTATATTGATCCAGTAAATATTGTCGGATTTTATATGATATGGTGGCAAAGCTTTGTTGGATTAATGTTGAGATATTTTGAGCGAGAAATAGCGAATGCGGCTGGGCAAGATCACATGGTCCAGTCAAATCAAAAACTCCCAAAAGTTCTCCCGTTAAAGGATCTTTGATCGGAGCGGCGGAACAAACCCAGGGATGTGCACCTTCACAGTAATGTTCATAAGCGAAAACCTGGACAGGTTGACCCGTTGCGATGCATGTACCGATTGCATTGGAACCGGCTGCCCTCTCGCTCCAATTTGCTCCCTTAACAAAATTCATTTTTTCAGCCATATTCAATATGCGATGTTCGCCTTGCAAATAAAGAATGCATCCCGTTTTGTCACAAAGGGTAATAAGGTGTTTAGTATCCCGAATTTGTTTTTCCAAATCTTTTATGATCGGTTGGGAAACCCGGTAAAGCCTCGACTTGTGTATGAGTTCAGCCAACCGGTCGTCGGGCAGAACAACTATTGACTGTTTTTGGTATGGATCCACACCGTATTGTTGACATCGCTTCCATGAATCATAAATTACTGAGCGGATTTCTCTGGGCTTTCGATTCTGTCTGACGAAGTATTCCCATTTGGAAGCTAATTCCCTCTTCTTTTGGTTCACTTCCAGAGTGGAGTAAATGGCAATATTGCATTTTGCCATATTGTTCTCCCCCAAACCGGAAATCAGTTTGTTTTGAATTATTATAACATATTGTATGGGGATGCGCTTCGTCCTCAATTTTCAATGCTGATAACAATATAAACGTAAAACCCAAAAAATGCGACGGCTCCTATGCCGTCGCATGTCAATTGTAGAAGCGGGACAGGATTTCCGCCTACACTCGAAGTCTTGTCTCTCGGCGGAAAATCCGTCTCTACCTAGCCTCTTGTCCCTTTGTTGCGCAGCCTCCTGGAACCATTATGCCGTGTTACTTCGCTTCAGGAAGCGGTTTTTTAAGCCATTCTTTGTAAAAGGTGTCGATATCGGGATCGAAATCTTTGATCACCGGATACCAGGGGGTCACTGCTTCCACTTCCAACTGAACGCCGCATCCCGGGCAGTAATATTCGCGAATCACCTGCCACTCGGGGTCGGGGGCCATCAGTCTCGGATACAGTTCGTTCAGTTTTTCTTCGGTATCCCGGACGTAGATCAGGGCGTGCAATTTCCAGTTGTCACGATAGTCGCAGAACTCATAACCGCAGTCGCACTTGACGATCCGATCCCCGTTCGGCTTCTGCACGATGTACAAGTGGAGGCCGTAGGGAAGCAATATCGGATCCTCCCAGGGAACCCGTTCCTGCAAAACCTGCAGGTACGTCTCGAAGCGTTCCGGGTCCTTGTGGCTGGAGAGCATCTCCTTGATTTTGTAAAACTCGAGCTTGCCGTCAATCAGATCCTCAATGGTTTTCCGTTCGTATTTCGCCATATCCGAGCACCTCCGTATGCCCTTCGATGTTCAACCTTTTATCGTTCTTGCGATACCAGGCCCTGTGGGCGCCGTAAATCGGCATGTCGAGCTCGTCTTCATAAACCAGCCAATCTTCCGGCAGATCCCAGAAGGCTTTGAATTCATCCGTAAATTTCTTGCTCAGAGCGAAGCTTCCGGCGTACATGTGAAGCACTTGCAGGGAGGCTTCCTTGTTCAGGATTTTCTTCCTTTCCTTCTC
This genomic interval from Planifilum fimeticola contains the following:
- a CDS encoding acetone carboxylase subunit gamma, with product MAKYERKTIEDLIDGKLEFYKIKEMLSSHKDPERFETYLQVLQERVPWEDPILLPYGLHLYIVQKPNGDRIVKCDCGYEFCDYRDNWKLHALIYVRDTEEKLNELYPRLMAPDPEWQVIREYYCPGCGVQLEVEAVTPWYPVIKDFDPDIDTFYKEWLKKPLPEAK
- a CDS encoding sigma-54-dependent Fis family transcriptional regulator, whose amino-acid sequence is MAKCNIAIYSTLEVNQKKRELASKWEYFVRQNRKPREIRSVIYDSWKRCQQYGVDPYQKQSIVVLPDDRLAELIHKSRLYRVSQPIIKDLEKQIRDTKHLITLCDKTGCILYLQGEHRILNMAEKMNFVKGANWSERAAGSNAIGTCIATGQPVQVFAYEHYCEGAHPWVCSAAPIKDPLTGELLGVFDLTGPCDLAQPHSLFLAQNISTLIQQSFATISYKIRQYLLDQYSESVRRWRSDSIIALDSMFNVVAAGPNCLSLLRLENWEQFWRRPELNPLKTEILSGNGEESEVYLDSLQLNVYILNIIYDGERIGYLLRLEKYQKRRFSKSNSPNWRGLIGQSYSFQYVIQQAQIASPTDVPILITGESGTGKERFARAIHHTSLRRDAPFIALNCGAIPKELMASELFGYEPGVFTGGDPKGKKGKFEEANGGTLLLDEIGEMPLDLQVHLLRVLQEKEVVRLGSSRPIPIDVRIIAATNQNLIELIQRGQFRMDLYFRLNVVEIKLPPLRERKEDIVPLCLHFVEKCSKKLGKPVPTIDERVFSYLRDYHWPGNIRELENAMEYAVLFCSDNHITVSSLPESLRIRLLENELSERKNFEKLTTLEQNEKNKIIQLLIETNNNLSEVARRCGIARTTLYRKLKKYNLR